In a single window of the Oryctolagus cuniculus chromosome 2, mOryCun1.1, whole genome shotgun sequence genome:
- the SOCS5 gene encoding suppressor of cytokine signaling 5, with translation MDKVGKMWNNFKYRCQNLFSHEGASRSDHVDMNSNRCLSVKEKGLGAGEPAPQQQSSPLRENVALQLGLSPAKGSARRSQNCAAEIPQIVEISIEKENEACAAAGTRLARRDSYSRHAPWGGKKKHSCSTKTQSSLESDKKVGRTRGGLPRRERRCGLSAGHDADGVSGRALGSRSLRQRLQDTVGLCFPVRTDHKQPKPLFSNKRKIHLSELMLEKCPFPAGSDLAQKWHLIKQHTAPVSPHSALFDTFDPSLVSTEDEEDRLRERRRLSIEEGVDPPPNAQIHTFEATAQVNPLYKLGPKLAPGMTEVSGDGPAAPQASCDPEEDTTTLCLQSRRQKQRQVSGDSHAHVSRQGAWKVHTQIDYIHCLVPDLLQITGNPCYWGVMDRYEAEALLEGKPEGTFLLRDSAQEDYLFSVSFRRYNRSLHARIEQWNHNFSFDAHDPCVFHSSTVTGLLEHYKDPSSCMFFEPLLTISLNRTFPFSLQYICRAVICRCTTYDGIDGLPLPSMLQDFLKEYHYKQKVRVRWLEREPVKAK, from the coding sequence ATGGATAAGGTGGGGAAGATGTGGAATAACTTCAAATACCGCTGTCAGAATCTCTTCAGCCATGAGGGAGCGAGCCGCAGTGACCATGTGGACATGAACTCCAACAGGTGTCTGTCGGTCAAAGAGAAGGGCCTCGGCGCCGGAGAGCCCGCTCCTCAGCAACAGAGCAGCCCCCTACGGGAAAATGTCGCCTTACAACTGGGACTGAGCCCCGCAAAGGGCTCTGCCCGGAGAAGCCAGAACTGTGCAGCGGAGATCCCGCAGATAGTTGAAATAAGCATCGAGAAGGAGAACGAGGCGTGCGCGGCCGCCGGGACGAGGCTTGCGCGCAGAGATTCCTACTCGCGGCACGCCCcgtggggagggaagaagaaacatTCCTGTTCCACCAAGACCCAGAGCTCGCTGGAGAGCGACAAAAAGGTCGGGCGGACTCGGGGCGGGCTCCCGAGGCGAGAGCGGCGCTGCGGGCTGAGCGCGGGGCACGACGCCGACGGCGTGTCCGGCAGGGCCTTGGGGAGCCGCTCGCTGAGACAGAGGCTGCAGGACACCGTGGGCCTGTGCTTCCCCGTGAGAACGGACCACAAGCAGCCAAAGCCCCTCTTTTCCAACAaaaggaagatccatctctctgaaCTCATGCTTGAAAAGTGCCCTTTCCCAGCGGGCTCCGACCTAGCGCAGAAGTGGCACCTGATCAAACAGCACACGGCGCCTGTGAGCCCGCACTCCGCCCTCTTTGATACCTTCGATCCGTCTTTGGTTTCTACAGAAGACGAGGAAGACCGGCTTCGAGAGAGACGACGACTCAGCATCGAAGAAGGGGTGGACCCCCCTCCCAATGCCCAGATCCACACCTTCGAGGCTACGGCACAGGTGAATCCGTTGTACAAACTGGGACCAAAGCTAGCTCCTGGGATGACTGAAGTGAGCGGGGACGGCCCTGCAGCGCCGCAGGCCAGCTGCGACCCGGAAGAGGACACCACCACCCTGTGCTTGCAGTCTCGCAGGCAGAAGCAGCGTCAGGTGTCTGGGGACAGCCACGCCCACGTGAGCAGGCAGGGCGCCTGGAAGGTGCACACCCAGATCGATTACATACACTGCCTCGTGCCCGACCTGCTTCAGATTACAGGGAATCCCTGCTACTGGGGCGTGATGGACCGCTACGAGGCAGAGGCGCTGCTCGAAGGGAAGCCGGAAGGCACGTTCTTGCTCAGGGACTCGGCGCAGGAGGACTACCTCTTCTCCGTGAGCTTCCGCCGCTACAACCGCTCCCTGCACGCCCGCATCGAGCAGTGGAACCACAACTTCAGTTTCGATGCCCACGACCCGTGCGTGTTTCACTCCTCCACTGTAACAGGACTTCTAGAACATTACAAAGATCCCAGCTCCTGCATGTTTTTTGAACCATTGCTGACGATCTCCCTCAATAGGACTTTCCCTTTCAGCCTGCAGTACATCTGCCGGGCGGTGATCTGCAGGTGCACCACGTATGATGGCATCGATGGGCTCCCTTTACCGTCCATGTtgcaggattttttaaaagagtatcaTTATAAACAGAAAGTTAGGGTCCGCTGGTTAGAACGAGAGCCAGTTAAGGCGAAGTAA